One region of Chanodichthys erythropterus isolate Z2021 chromosome 17, ASM2448905v1, whole genome shotgun sequence genomic DNA includes:
- the LOC137005016 gene encoding olfactory receptor 1E16-like: MSLSQNISIVHPENFFITGLTGTPYSTYYYIFLFIIYFISIIGNSIVLLVIALHRSLHSPMYIGVFNLALADIGESNALVPNMMKIFFSDSQYISYNDCLANMFFVNFFITVQTYTLVVLAFDRFVAICLPLRYNAIVNNKFMAILFSVIWAFNTFLVTLSTSLMTRLSFCKSNVVESSYCDYGRLVRMPCNDSSINNVIAIIITAFFLVAPPFIIVLSYLGIFIALCKITTWEGRFKALKTCVSHLLVVGSFFIPILCNLIAAPSVNARIINGSLSVALPPMLNPIIYVLNTAKIKDLIRKVLNNRSAPIRGNVSK; the protein is encoded by the coding sequence ATGAGTTTATCCCAGAATATCTCGATTGTTCATCCAGAAAACTTTTTCATTACTGGGCTTACAGGTACACCATACAGCACTTATTACTATATATTcttatttatcatatattttatttctataattGGGAACTCGATAGTCCTTCTCGTTATAGCTCTTCACAGGAGCCTGCACAGTCCAATGTACATTGGTGTGTTTAACTTGGCCTTGGCAGATATTGGTGAAAGTAATGCACTGGTCCCTAACAtgatgaagatttttttttcagactcgCAGTACATCTCATATAATGATTGTTTGgcaaacatgttttttgtgAACTTCTTTATTACTGTGCAGACTTACACTCTTGTTGTTCTGGCATTTGATCGTTTCGTTGCAATCTGTTTGCCACTAAGATATAATGCTATAGTGAATAATAAGTTCATGGCTATATTGTTTTCAGTAATATGGGCATTTAACACCTTTCTTGTAACACTGTCAACATCTTTGATGACCAGACTTTCATTCTGTAAATCCAACGTGGTAGAGAGTTCGTATTGTGACTATGGAAGATTGGTGAGGATGCCATGCAATGACAGTAGCATTAATAATGTTATAGCAATCATCATTACCGCTTTTTTCCTTGTAGCACCACCATTCATTATAGTCCTGTCATATCTGGGCATTTTTATTGctttatgtaaaattacaacTTGGGAAGGACGTTTTAAAGCACTGAAGACCTGCGTTTCTCACCTTTTGGTAGTTGGATCATTCTTTATTCCCATATTATGCAATTTGATTGCTGCACCTTCTGTCAATGCCAGGATCATCAACGGATCTCTTTCAGTTGCTCTTCCACCAATGCTAAATCCCatcatttatgttttaaacaCAGCTAAAATCAAAGACTTAATCCGAAAAGTGCTTAACAACAGATCTGCACCAATTAGAGGGAATGTTTCAAAATGA